TGTGCTCAGGTAGAAAAACATGTACCAGTGTTTCTAATATTGCCCATAAACATAAAgccatctttccttcttttctgaagGCCCACAATTAGATTTcatgttgcttttccttttccactttgGGGATGTTCTTCATCTCAACAAATGTGCTTTGGATGTATTGATGTTTGATTTTCCAGTATTAGGGAAATATAAGCCAGGTTTTCTATAAGGTGCAGTTGAGAAAGGGATGTATTCATCtgttaagaaaggaaagaggaaaagaactaATGCCTGGTGcattatatatctatttttttcatttaatcctcacaactacccTGCATAATAGTTAATATCTCGGTTGGACATAGGAACAAGCTagggctcagaaaggttaagaaacttgcctcaGGACACACAGCTAAGAAGAGGCAAAGCCAAGATTGAAACCTGAGAATGTTaatgactgaaagaaaaatgctctTTTCCTACAGCACTTCCCTGACGCCCAGTAAAACTGTAATGTCCCTGTGAAATCTGCTGTGACTACATTATTACAGTCAAAGGCAAAAGGTAATGGCGGTTTAATAAAGGAGCTGGATGCACACCTATTGAGAAAGAGGGCGTGTGTTGGTGTGGGACCTGTTGGTGTGTAATACTTTATTCTTaagttccatgaaaaaaaaaccaactaagTACAGATGCACTTTACTCAGTATATTTAAAGttctaaggaaaaatatataaaattgactATGTTTTAAATGTGATAGGGGAATTTCTCATTAAAGGAATCTTATAGTGAATTTTTAAGAGCAAATGattccttttttatctttattttcagttttgcccCTGGCATACAGGTATCATTTAAGAAGGCTATGCCTGTGAGGTTGCATGGTCATTAACTGGTTTGTAATTTCTCCCACACGTATTTGAATATTGTGGTGTTTCAGTGTTTCCTAAACTTCATATTTGCATGCACCTTCACAATCTTCATTATATCTATGTTCCACCTGTGCTGCTATTTACTCACTATTCTTCTTCAAGTCAATCCACATTTTTTGctcaaatttatttacttttaaaagagactttgcaTCACTACTGTAAATGTGAAAACAGAATAATTCACAATAAATGGACATtaacagtaaaatattattaGATTCTAGCTAGATACTATTGCTTGTTGAAGACTTCCATCTGAGGAGGATTAGAAAGCATTCTGGTAGCGTGGAAAACACAGTCTTACCAGACTAAAGATACGTCTTTGTAATCACAAGGACTGAAAGAGGATTGAAAGGAAATAACTTTCTCTCAAGGTGAGTCAATGTTATTTCATACTGCTTCTGTGTACCAGCAAAAATCCTCTCTTACTACCTACAGAATATTGTAACCACACCTAGTTTTCAGAATGAGCTAAGAAACTTCATCAAAGCAGAAAAGTCTCTGATCTCCAAGAAAGTCAATGATATCTGCTCTCTTTTGATCTGGCTAAATTAATAAACTTGGTTATGTTTCcagaataaagaggaaatgatGGACAATAGAAGCTACTCCAATCTGCCAGACAGACTGCCTGTCTTCACTGAttctgcccacctgcccctggcCAGGTCCTTCTATCTGGACCCCATGGTCACGTTCCACCTGTACCCTGAGGGCCCAGTGGCGTCCCCTTTCTCTGAAGACCTGCCATTGCTGCCTTTTTCCAGTGACTCCCTGATCATGGAAAATTACGGTGAACCCTGTGCCTTCTCCTTCCCAGTGCCTTATCCAAATTACAGAAGGTGCGATTATTCCTACGGGCCGGCCTTTATCCGGAAAAGGAATGAGCGGGAAAGGCAGCGGGTGAAATGTGTCAATGAAGGCTACGCCCAGCTCCGACATCACCTGCCAGAGGAGTACTTGGAGAAGCGACTCAGCAAAGTGGAAACCCTCAGAGCCGCGATCAAGTACATCCATTACCTGcagtccctcctctgccctgatGAGGCTGAGATGAAGAATAACCCCAGGAAAGTTTCCTCCATGATGGCAACCACCAGCCGCCACACTGATCCCATTTTTAGAATCATTTGATTCTGTGTTTCCAAACAGAAACAGTTTCACAAAATGTGG
This Camelus ferus isolate YT-003-E chromosome 10, BCGSAC_Cfer_1.0, whole genome shotgun sequence DNA region includes the following protein-coding sequences:
- the ASCL3 gene encoding achaete-scute homolog 3, which encodes MMDNRSYSNLPDRLPVFTDSAHLPLARSFYLDPMVTFHLYPEGPVASPFSEDLPLLPFSSDSLIMENYGEPCAFSFPVPYPNYRRCDYSYGPAFIRKRNERERQRVKCVNEGYAQLRHHLPEEYLEKRLSKVETLRAAIKYIHYLQSLLCPDEAEMKNNPRKVSSMMATTSRHTDPIFRII